In Dehalococcoidia bacterium, the genomic window TGGACGATGGCAAGGAGCTTGTATCGGAGGGAGACCTGGGTTACTGGCCCGCTGGCAACTGTTTCTGTATCTTTTTCGGTCCGACCCCCATGAGCAAGGGTAGCGAAATCCGCCCCGCCAGCGCGGTGAACGTCTTTGGCAAAATCGTCGGCGACGCAAAGACTTTCAAGCAGGTGAAAGAAGGCGATCCGATAACGGTCGAACAGGCATAATACTCAGTGATTGCGAGGTAAATCTATGAAAACCGCTACCGAGTACATATGGATACATACTAAAAAGCTGCGTGAGTTCGTCAACATGACCGACAGGGTGGAATCATTCGTAATTAAAAGCGGCATCAAAGACGGTTTCTTGCTTGTATCGGCGATGCACATCACCGCCGGCGTATACGTCAACGATGCCGAATACGGCCTTATCGCCGACATAGAGGAATGGCTGGAGAAGCTGGCCCCCTACCGGGAAGATTACCGGCACCACCGCACCGGAGAAACCAACGGCGACGCGCACCTGAAGAGCCTCTTAATACATCACGAGGTCACCGTGCCGATAACGGACGGGAAGCTCGACCTCGGGCCCTGGCAGCAGATATATTACGCCGAGTTCGACGGCCAGCGGGACAAGCGCATAATCCTGAAGGCGATGGGAGAATAAGCAGCGCCGTCAAATCGACAGTTACCCTTTCAGAAACTCTATCACTTCCCTGTTGAACTTTTTGCTCATCTCCATGAAGAATGAATGTGAACCCTGCTGAAACTCGATGAGCTTGGCGCCGGGTATGTTCCGCGCCACTATACGCGAGAATTCTATCGGCACTATCTTATCATCGGTACCCGCTAAAACGAGGGTCGGGGCTTTTATCTGGTTCAGCCTGTCGATGGTGTTATGAGTCGACACAGCCCTGAGCTGATCCAGCACCCCGCTAGGGCCGACTTTCTTGAAATAGTACCTGGAGCCGAGCGTCATCGGTATGCGAAATACGGAGCGGTTAAACGCATTCTTAGTTAAACCGACCATGACCTTAACAGCATCAATACTGGCGGGATCTTCCATGATCCTGCGGTTGAAATCCTCCCCCAGGCCGGTGCTCCTGTTCAGTTCGGCGTTTTTCCTATCCCATGTTTCCTTGTTCGCAGTATCGTTCATGCCCGGCGTCGTCGCCGCCAGTATCAGCTTATTCACACGCTGAGGATAGCTGATGGCGACCTCCTGCGCTATCATGCTGCCCAGCGACACGCCGACGATATGCGCTCGTTCGATATTGAGGGCGTCGAGCAACCCGACGATATCCTGCGCCATCCTGCGCATTGTATAAGCCTCGCCCATCCTGGAGATCTTGCCCACGCCACGGCTGTTCATGGCTATCACCCTGAAGTACTTGCTCAATGTGGGTATATTCAAGAACCACGATTCCTTAACCGCCCCCAGCCCCATGATCAGCATCACCACCTCCCCTCTACCACGCTCGCTATAAGAGATTTTTATGTCATCGACTTTGACAACAGGCATTGCTTCTGCCCTCCCGTCTGTTTGCGTGGACCAAATGTAATTCGGCGATTATACACCATCGTCACAATAATCGCCAATATCCCGGAAACATAAAGGTTTTAAGCTACTTATTTTGACCTTGCCGGAAACCGGTTCCATCAAATCAACCCCGCTGACTGATATGAGCTTGATTTATTCTCTGAAACGGGATATAATCTGCGTTCCACATAGATAGTACCCAATGCCAAATATTAAAGGAGGTGCATTGCCATGACACAGGAAGGAAAGCCAAAACATGCCACTATCGAGTTCGCCATATCAGAGCTGGCCAGTAAGAGCAGCTTCGTCCGTGTCGATGCGCGCAATTATCTTGTGTCGATGAAAGACAAAGCGGTGCCCCATCTGATAGAGGCGCTGAAAAGCGAAAGCCAGTGGGTGCGATGGGAAGCGGCCAAGGCCCTCAGCAAAATAGGAGACCCGGCTGCATCGCAGGCCCTCATCGAAGCCCTTGAGGATAAGATGTTCGACGTGCGGTGGATTGCGGCGGAAGGCCTCATAGCCATCGGTCGCAAATCCCTCATTCCGTTACTGGCCGCACTAACCAAAAAGGGCGACTCCCTCTGGCTCAGGGAAGGCGCGCACCATGTGATACACGACCTGATGCGTGAAGACCTCAAGACCGTCTTTGGCCCTGTATTGGAGGAAATAGAAAAACCCGAGGGCAAGCTGGCGGTGCCGCGCGTGGCAGAGAGCGCTCTAGCCGAACTGAGGAAGATACTGGGGCAATAAGCGACTCATCCCAGAGGAAAAAACTGGTGGGCCCGGTAGGTATCGAACCTACGACCAATCGGTTATGAGCCGACCGCTCTACCACTGAGCTACAGGCCCACGAGGCAACGTCTAGTCTACAAAACAACAGGCCTTAAGTCAAGCTGATGTTATGTGCGCCACCCGACGTAGGGGCGAACCTATGTGTTCGCCCGCTGTGGGCAGACACGTAGGTCTGCCCCTACGGGACACCCCTAACACCCCGGTCCTTCCGCGGAAGGACGCCCCTACAGGAGACGAAACCATCGACACCCTTTGTTTTTTCTACGCGTTGGCATATAATCAATGACGAGTATTTAATCGAACGAATGATGAAAATATTATGGACGAAAAGACAGAAGCTTCTTCCGGTTACAACCCGCAGGAGATAGAGACCAAGTGGCAGAAGAGATGGTATGAAGACCATCTCTATGAAGTGAATGAAAGCGACCCCCGCCCCAAATGGTACGCCCTCACCATGTTCCCCTACACCTCGGGCGACCTGCACGTCGGCCACTGGTACGCCATGGCGCCGTCCGACGTGCACGCGCGCTTCATGCGCATGAAGGGCTACAACGTTATGCACCCCATCGGCTTCGATGCCTTCGGGCTGCCGGCGGAAAATGCGGCCATAAAGCGCGGCATACACCCGTACAAGTGGACCATGGACAACGTCGAGCGCATGCGCGGGCAGCTCAAGCGCATGGGGTCAACCTACGACTGGCGGCGCGAGGTCATCACCTGCCTGCCGGAATATTACAAGTGGACGCAGTGGTTCTTCCTGAAATTCTACGAGGCCGGGCTGGCCTACCGCGCCAAGGCCCCTGTGAACTGGTGCCCCAAGTGTCAGACCGTCCTGGCCAACGAACAAGTTGTAGGAGAAGGTATCTGCGAGCGCTGCGACGCGCCCGTGACGCACAGGGACCTGGAGCAGTGGTTCTTCCGCATCACCAAGTACGCCGACGAACTGCTCGACTTTAGCAGGATACAATGGCCCGAGCGCATCAAGATAATGCAAACCAATTGGATAGGCAAAAGCAGGGGCGTGGAGATATCGTTCGGGCTGGACGGCGGCGGCGATTTGAACGTGTTCACCACGCGAGCCGACACGGTGTATGGAGTGACGTTCGTCGTATTAGCGCCCGAGAACCCGTTAGTGGAGAGGTTAACGACTCCCGACCGCAGCAAGGACGTCGAGCGATACATAGAGCAGACGCGAAGGGCGACCGAGATAGAGCGCGCCTCCACCGAACGAGAGAAGACCGGCGTATTCATAGGCTCATACGCCACGAATAAGCTCAACGGCGAGCGCGTGCCGATATGGATAGCGGACTACGTGCTGACCAGCTACGGCACCGGGGCCGTGATGGCGGTGCCGGCCCACGACCAGCGCGACTTCGAGTTCGCCAAAAAGTTCGGCCTGCCGATAAAGACCGCCATCGCGCCGCCTGATTGGGATAAGGGAGAGTTCACGCAGGCTTACACCGAGAGCGGAACGATGGTCAATTCGGCGCAATTCGACGGCTTGCCCAGCGATAAGGGCCTCGAAGCTATAGCCGACCATATCGAGAAGAACGACTTCGGAAGAAGGAAAATAACTTATCGACTACGGGATTG contains:
- a CDS encoding cyclophilin-like fold protein, with product MKRQIIIKAGAVKAIADIDDSGTADAIWQALPIKGTANIWGDEVYFEIPVDLELDDGKELVSEGDLGYWPAGNCFCIFFGPTPMSKGSEIRPASAVNVFGKIVGDAKTFKQVKEGDPITVEQA
- a CDS encoding secondary thiamine-phosphate synthase enzyme YjbQ, translating into MKTATEYIWIHTKKLREFVNMTDRVESFVIKSGIKDGFLLVSAMHITAGVYVNDAEYGLIADIEEWLEKLAPYREDYRHHRTGETNGDAHLKSLLIHHEVTVPITDGKLDLGPWQQIYYAEFDGQRDKRIILKAMGE
- a CDS encoding alpha/beta hydrolase: MPVVKVDDIKISYSERGRGEVVMLIMGLGAVKESWFLNIPTLSKYFRVIAMNSRGVGKISRMGEAYTMRRMAQDIVGLLDALNIERAHIVGVSLGSMIAQEVAISYPQRVNKLILAATTPGMNDTANKETWDRKNAELNRSTGLGEDFNRRIMEDPASIDAVKVMVGLTKNAFNRSVFRIPMTLGSRYYFKKVGPSGVLDQLRAVSTHNTIDRLNQIKAPTLVLAGTDDKIVPIEFSRIVARNIPGAKLIEFQQGSHSFFMEMSKKFNREVIEFLKG
- a CDS encoding HEAT repeat domain-containing protein, with amino-acid sequence MTQEGKPKHATIEFAISELASKSSFVRVDARNYLVSMKDKAVPHLIEALKSESQWVRWEAAKALSKIGDPAASQALIEALEDKMFDVRWIAAEGLIAIGRKSLIPLLAALTKKGDSLWLREGAHHVIHDLMREDLKTVFGPVLEEIEKPEGKLAVPRVAESALAELRKILGQ
- the leuS gene encoding leucine--tRNA ligase — its product is MDEKTEASSGYNPQEIETKWQKRWYEDHLYEVNESDPRPKWYALTMFPYTSGDLHVGHWYAMAPSDVHARFMRMKGYNVMHPIGFDAFGLPAENAAIKRGIHPYKWTMDNVERMRGQLKRMGSTYDWRREVITCLPEYYKWTQWFFLKFYEAGLAYRAKAPVNWCPKCQTVLANEQVVGEGICERCDAPVTHRDLEQWFFRITKYADELLDFSRIQWPERIKIMQTNWIGKSRGVEISFGLDGGGDLNVFTTRADTVYGVTFVVLAPENPLVERLTTPDRSKDVERYIEQTRRATEIERASTEREKTGVFIGSYATNKLNGERVPIWIADYVLTSYGTGAVMAVPAHDQRDFEFAKKFGLPIKTAIAPPDWDKGEFTQAYTESGTMVNSAQFDGLPSDKGLEAIADHIEKNDFGRRKITYRLRDWLISRQRYWGAPIPMIYCKKCGVVPVPESDLPVLLPEDAEFKPTGESPLKLCKSFVETTCPKCKAPAQRETDTMDTFMCSSWYFMRYTSPGFDSGPADKEKMRYWLPVDQYTGGAEHAVMHLLYARFFVKASRDIGAVEFDEPFTRLFNQGIVTSGGQKMSKSRGNVIAPDDYVSTLGADTVRTYLMFIGPWDQGGDWDDHGIKGMHRWFNRIWSVVLDKYDPASIDEGKNKDLLRVTHQTIRRVHDDLERFHFNTMLAALMEFTNYLGKARDDKAVSREAYDEAKRALMLMLAPTTPHLAEELWQRTGNPYSVHNQHFPKWDEKLAADENFTLVIQVNGKLRDKVDAPVNITGDEARELVLNRDKVKEHLKGAAPAKVIYVPGKLINIVVK